A genomic region of Leptospira mtsangambouensis contains the following coding sequences:
- a CDS encoding LBF_2017 N-terminal domain-containing protein, translating into MNRNFLLIFSIIVFAFSSLVSKPKRELRIAIDAEPEATFELELWQEKPNENGDTIAPKPPESIQFKGNRITVTPKDDFEYFRVRRLGEYGAKGFWTQVYSTNVDPGSPLSVPKEFVAKKTFVPKAEPKKVSSVVSTDSFVIVKEKDDSVRYLTKDQLTLNPSDDASGVAEIRYRINGGHWNSSKAMTSVPIQEEGSYKFLYFSLDHAGNKEPMQVLDFVKDTSAPETRWEWVGPNSIGKGGHKYLSPETKVKLISKDRFSGTKDILTAYTCQSGTQTEFKSYQSEISISEIKSVCKGSFQLFYYAVDNVGNEEAVKTLNFQLGSE; encoded by the coding sequence ATGAATCGAAATTTTTTACTGATCTTTTCCATTATTGTTTTTGCCTTTAGTTCTCTTGTTTCTAAACCAAAAAGAGAACTAAGAATTGCCATCGATGCAGAACCGGAAGCAACTTTTGAATTAGAACTTTGGCAAGAGAAACCAAACGAAAATGGGGATACCATTGCCCCAAAACCTCCAGAGTCCATTCAGTTCAAAGGAAACCGAATTACCGTCACACCAAAAGATGACTTTGAATACTTTCGTGTTCGAAGATTAGGCGAATATGGTGCCAAAGGGTTTTGGACTCAAGTTTATTCTACAAATGTAGATCCAGGATCACCTCTTTCGGTTCCCAAAGAGTTTGTTGCCAAAAAGACCTTTGTACCGAAGGCAGAACCCAAAAAAGTTTCTTCTGTTGTTTCGACAGATAGTTTTGTCATCGTAAAAGAAAAGGATGATTCTGTTCGTTATCTCACAAAAGACCAACTTACTTTGAATCCATCGGATGATGCTTCTGGCGTGGCTGAAATTCGATACCGCATCAACGGTGGCCATTGGAATTCTAGCAAAGCAATGACTTCTGTTCCCATCCAAGAAGAAGGGAGTTATAAATTTTTATATTTCTCTTTGGACCATGCTGGTAATAAAGAACCAATGCAAGTTTTAGACTTTGTAAAAGATACTTCTGCTCCTGAAACCAGATGGGAATGGGTAGGTCCAAATTCTATCGGGAAAGGAGGCCACAAATACCTTTCCCCAGAAACTAAAGTCAAACTAATATCCAAGGATCGATTCAGCGGAACCAAGGATATTTTGACAGCTTACACCTGTCAGTCGGGAACACAAACTGAGTTTAAATCTTATCAATCGGAAATTTCCATTAGTGAAATAAAATCAGTATGCAAAGGTTCTTTTCAACTTTTCTACTATGCCGTTGACAATGTAGGAAATGAAGAGGCAGTAAAAACTTTAAATTTCCAACTGGGTAGTGAGTAA
- a CDS encoding NUDIX hydrolase — protein sequence MKERKNWKELYPTPIYTLASFDIQLPRSTEEKTYYVLKSKNWVNVVPVTKTGEILLIKQYRHGIGEDSLEIPGGIVDEDGPGSELESAIRELREETGYATDRSKYKLLSKFSGNPAMFTNWSYSYVAYDVEPLHDVEFDEGEDIEVVLKKPDEVKQLLLDGTIHHPHMAAALGLYFLNFKE from the coding sequence GTGAAAGAACGAAAAAACTGGAAAGAACTCTACCCCACTCCCATTTATACTCTTGCTAGTTTTGATATCCAACTTCCCCGCTCAACGGAAGAAAAAACCTATTATGTTCTAAAATCTAAAAACTGGGTCAATGTTGTACCAGTGACAAAAACGGGAGAGATTCTTCTCATCAAACAATACCGACATGGAATTGGTGAGGATAGTTTGGAAATCCCCGGTGGAATTGTAGACGAAGATGGACCCGGCTCCGAACTGGAATCCGCCATTCGAGAACTCAGAGAAGAAACCGGTTATGCCACAGACAGATCAAAATACAAATTGCTCTCTAAGTTTTCCGGTAATCCAGCAATGTTTACCAATTGGTCTTATTCCTATGTTGCCTATGATGTGGAACCACTTCACGATGTTGAATTTGATGAAGGAGAAGACATAGAAGTTGTATTAAAAAAACCAGATGAGGTAAAACAACTGTTACTTGATGGAACCATCCACCATCCACATATGGCCGCAGCTCTTGGGCTTTACTTTCTTAATTTTAAAGAATGA
- a CDS encoding LIC_12586 family protein, translating to MERIFSLQRLILFRQSFIYLLNRIRENKRVLFSFLALGFIFFCFILCYYGLEFYLRNYRIPLVQLRKVVSYTINKELGKAVDIGVLDFSLREGLIIEDLVVSNEEDFSFNDHMLKVKKVTFRLSSYFKESPTVEQIDFYSPHLVLNENASLRNQLIEYAQKSKLKDIRFHDARLTVKQNDSTLVDWKEGWDIVLKRKNKRLYLSYNNGWFWIPNSTRIKGEGEFSEAGLDEFQFEFKWKNYPSEEAIILTNYLFGSSVHSAVLSGEGKVSRDPVSGFVAKGDVEFENSFIPLPFFENYILDGFRFRELFLFTPNKEEREFLGTDFRIKTSIKSETVKETVLDRHFEFQIESLEDIAERISDLSGNFTLPLSGTLKGNIDLTETGDKNKWFLLRGEVTGSDLQWDSKLLQLEKGNLSLKLTEGNEWTFNFDSLFFGKPTHLSGGGNSTWGRSKKTDGTYYYPLQSKTKLNFQTPDLTANDWKPLYEDWKQETLEEIRERQEKLIPEEYFYQTKIYKYFLEMMNLDLSIQIANYIPYSGSQSLGEAKGNFLVKDGRMNLVLNLGNSNSKLSAVSYFASKTPNFGLSLVLSEYPWSDPWMNFCGAELKPTHVSLDYSFNSIGSDYYSLHKDARTSYSLKLFGVDFKQADLVPKLEMDLSPFKKPFRIEFDLSRYSDMDYISNLVVFSDTLDLKGYGNNKNGNYAFTAYGAVGVSRGTFSFTEEENKCVIK from the coding sequence TTGGAACGAATCTTTTCTTTACAACGCCTAATTCTTTTTAGGCAATCATTTATTTACCTACTGAATAGAATCCGTGAAAACAAACGGGTTCTATTTTCGTTTTTAGCACTTGGGTTTATCTTTTTTTGTTTTATCCTCTGTTATTACGGTCTTGAGTTTTATCTCCGCAATTACCGCATCCCTTTAGTACAACTTAGGAAAGTGGTATCTTATACCATTAACAAAGAACTCGGCAAAGCGGTTGACATTGGGGTTCTTGACTTTTCCTTAAGAGAGGGTCTTATCATCGAAGACCTTGTGGTTTCGAATGAAGAAGACTTTTCCTTTAACGACCATATGTTGAAGGTAAAAAAAGTAACCTTTCGACTTTCCAGTTATTTCAAAGAATCTCCCACTGTCGAACAAATCGATTTTTATAGCCCTCATTTGGTATTAAATGAAAATGCCAGTTTACGAAATCAACTCATCGAATATGCACAAAAGAGCAAACTAAAGGACATTCGGTTTCATGATGCGAGGCTTACTGTCAAACAGAATGATTCTACTTTGGTCGACTGGAAAGAAGGTTGGGATATTGTTTTAAAACGAAAAAACAAACGATTGTACCTTTCATATAACAACGGTTGGTTTTGGATTCCGAACTCCACTCGAATCAAAGGAGAAGGGGAATTTAGTGAAGCCGGTTTGGATGAGTTTCAGTTTGAATTTAAATGGAAAAACTATCCATCGGAGGAAGCCATCATCCTTACCAATTACCTTTTTGGATCCAGCGTTCATTCAGCAGTACTTTCTGGTGAAGGAAAGGTGAGTCGTGACCCTGTTTCTGGATTTGTGGCAAAGGGAGATGTTGAGTTTGAAAATTCGTTTATTCCTCTTCCTTTTTTTGAAAATTATATTTTGGATGGGTTTCGATTTCGTGAGTTGTTTTTATTTACTCCGAACAAAGAAGAAAGGGAATTTTTGGGAACTGATTTTCGTATCAAAACTTCAATCAAATCAGAAACCGTAAAGGAAACAGTTCTCGACAGACATTTCGAATTTCAAATTGAATCTCTGGAAGACATTGCAGAAAGGATATCTGACCTTTCAGGCAACTTCACACTTCCTTTATCAGGAACTTTAAAAGGTAATATTGACCTAACAGAAACAGGTGATAAAAACAAATGGTTTTTACTACGAGGGGAAGTTACTGGTTCAGATCTCCAGTGGGACTCTAAACTACTGCAGTTAGAAAAAGGAAATTTGTCCTTAAAACTAACCGAAGGCAACGAGTGGACTTTCAATTTTGATTCTTTATTTTTTGGAAAACCAACCCACCTTTCTGGCGGAGGGAATTCCACTTGGGGTAGGTCAAAAAAAACGGACGGAACCTATTATTACCCATTACAATCCAAAACAAAACTGAATTTCCAAACACCGGATTTAACTGCCAATGATTGGAAACCATTGTATGAAGACTGGAAACAGGAAACCTTAGAAGAAATCAGGGAAAGACAAGAAAAACTAATTCCAGAAGAATACTTTTACCAAACAAAGATTTATAAATACTTTTTGGAAATGATGAATTTGGATCTCTCCATTCAAATTGCTAATTATATTCCATATAGTGGATCCCAATCCTTAGGAGAAGCCAAAGGGAATTTTCTTGTGAAAGATGGTCGAATGAATCTTGTTTTGAATTTGGGTAATTCAAATTCTAAATTATCTGCTGTATCATATTTTGCGAGTAAAACACCTAACTTTGGTTTGAGTTTGGTGTTAAGTGAATATCCCTGGTCAGACCCTTGGATGAATTTCTGTGGAGCGGAATTAAAACCAACTCATGTTAGTTTAGATTATAGTTTTAATAGTATTGGAAGTGATTATTATAGCCTTCATAAAGATGCACGAACTTCATATTCACTCAAATTATTTGGAGTTGATTTTAAGCAGGCAGATTTGGTTCCTAAGCTAGAAATGGATCTTAGTCCTTTCAAAAAACCCTTTAGAATTGAATTTGATTTGAGCCGTTATTCGGATATGGACTATATTTCTAATTTAGTAGTTTTCAGTGATACCTTAGATTTGAAAGGTTATGGGAACAACAAAAATGGAAACTATGCCTTCACTGCTTATGGCGCGGTGGGAGTATCGCGAGGGACTTTCAGTTTTACAGAAGAGGAAAATAAATGCGTCATCAAATAG
- the lpxB gene encoding lipid-A-disaccharide synthase translates to MVNKKKSHSIQSDKNILVIAGEHSGDLLGADLLQELSILEPEYKFYGIGGEGMIHQGLDSMEELEHLSVIGFSEALKKYSFLKKIFYRVLEETNLRPTKLAILIDYPGFNLRLAKELKQRGIPTVFYVSPQIWAWKFNRIYFIKEQIALMLTLFRFEEEIYTEYGVNAKFVGHPITKRIPEKLKKEPVITEKLPDSHHGYTVGLLPGSRKGEIRRLIDPILGTAALLHEHCKLEKKKVVFLLPNINAKEESFILEKIESLKQIHPDIQIHYLWNASLRVMETSDLLLIASGTATLEGLYFETPMVILYKVSLFTYLLGSLLMRSKFIGLANILSGEEVCREITQNECQPKYIFEEAWKILSNTKLRNKIKGILRDAKERELGTTNASKKAAKEIQSLLRGLSN, encoded by the coding sequence ATGGTAAACAAAAAAAAGTCCCATAGTATCCAATCAGACAAAAACATCTTAGTCATTGCCGGGGAACATTCTGGCGATTTACTCGGAGCTGACCTATTACAAGAATTGTCCATTCTAGAACCAGAATACAAGTTCTATGGAATTGGCGGAGAAGGAATGATCCACCAAGGCCTAGATTCCATGGAAGAATTAGAACACCTTAGTGTGATCGGATTTTCCGAAGCCTTAAAAAAATACAGTTTTTTGAAAAAAATATTTTATCGTGTTTTAGAAGAAACCAATCTTAGGCCAACCAAACTTGCTATTTTAATTGATTACCCAGGATTTAACTTACGTTTGGCGAAAGAATTAAAACAGAGAGGAATCCCAACTGTTTTCTATGTATCACCTCAAATTTGGGCATGGAAGTTCAACCGTATCTATTTTATCAAAGAACAGATTGCACTGATGCTCACCCTCTTTCGATTTGAAGAAGAGATTTATACGGAATACGGAGTGAATGCCAAGTTTGTGGGTCACCCCATCACCAAACGAATTCCTGAAAAATTAAAAAAAGAACCGGTGATCACAGAGAAACTTCCCGATTCCCACCATGGGTATACAGTAGGTCTCTTACCTGGCTCCAGAAAAGGTGAAATTAGAAGGTTGATCGACCCCATTCTCGGAACAGCTGCCCTCCTCCACGAACATTGCAAATTGGAAAAAAAGAAAGTGGTATTCCTTCTGCCCAACATCAATGCGAAAGAAGAATCCTTTATTTTAGAAAAAATTGAGTCGTTAAAACAAATCCATCCTGACATCCAAATTCATTATTTGTGGAATGCCTCTTTACGGGTAATGGAAACTAGTGACCTTCTTCTCATTGCGTCTGGAACGGCCACATTAGAAGGACTTTATTTTGAAACACCGATGGTCATTCTTTATAAGGTGAGTTTGTTTACTTATCTTTTAGGGTCCCTTCTCATGAGATCCAAGTTCATTGGCCTTGCGAATATCCTTTCGGGTGAGGAAGTTTGCCGGGAGATTACCCAAAACGAATGCCAGCCAAAGTATATTTTTGAGGAGGCTTGGAAAATTCTTTCCAATACAAAACTCAGAAATAAAATCAAAGGGATTCTTCGGGATGCAAAAGAAAGAGAACTAGGAACCACCAATGCTTCCAAAAAGGCAGCAAAGGAAATCCAATCACTCCTTCGCGGTCTTTCGAATTAA
- a CDS encoding ATP-dependent helicase, which translates to MKLNAAQMEAVSTIQGPLLVFAGAGSGKTRVITNRIAHMVEGVKIPASKIVALSFTNKSAKEMAERLRKMVPREKLKGITLSTFHSLGLKILKEHITKLGYNETFLLFNGTDQEAFISDLLKSKRLDPKKVPPKEILRRISYAKNTQVHPRDNGLTEEFDLVAAELFSMYEEGLKEKNAIDFDDLILLPKRLLAEFPEIAAYYQRKHEYYLVDEFQDTNQLQYEFLSLFRGKSDNLCVVGDDDQSIYAFRGSNVQLILNFEREFPHAKVVRLLENYRSTSLIIQAANSLIQNNKGRKEKTLYSRIPSAERVEYYETADEREEAIFVAGRIQTLLIKNEFKGKEVAILFRTNFQSRPFEEELRNRSIPYKVVGGYNFFDRKEIRDCISYLRYVANPKDDYSLLRIINYPKRGIGPGTMQKLQEEAFTHKLSLYEIFHKMIESPDYLPEIKAKVRQEIYQFVELVDAFKKKFAMSPKLAPVLREMITQIGFEREISMEETEEKVVKARIYNLSELVNMLSFFEEEEGREGKATIFDFLQRLVLLMEDEPKEDEEDRRVQLLTMHQSKGLEYDLVFLVGLEEGILPNSRVIEEEGEVVDEERRLLYVGMTRPRRKLYLTSARTRRKFGEQIESAPSRFLNELSQDAVLFFPMETKDRDTETKNFLEELDKLKVG; encoded by the coding sequence ATGAAATTGAATGCGGCGCAAATGGAAGCAGTCTCCACCATCCAAGGTCCCCTTTTGGTCTTTGCTGGTGCAGGATCTGGAAAAACCAGGGTCATCACCAACCGGATTGCTCATATGGTGGAAGGGGTAAAAATCCCTGCGAGTAAAATTGTTGCTCTTTCTTTTACGAATAAAAGTGCCAAAGAGATGGCCGAACGCCTCAGGAAAATGGTTCCCAGGGAAAAACTGAAAGGAATCACTCTTTCCACCTTTCATTCGTTAGGTTTAAAGATATTAAAAGAACATATCACAAAACTTGGATACAACGAAACCTTTTTGTTATTCAATGGAACTGACCAAGAAGCATTTATATCTGATCTATTAAAGTCCAAACGTTTAGATCCTAAAAAAGTTCCTCCGAAAGAAATCCTACGCCGTATTTCTTATGCGAAAAATACACAGGTCCATCCGAGAGACAATGGGCTTACTGAAGAATTTGATCTTGTCGCAGCGGAACTTTTTTCCATGTATGAAGAGGGCTTAAAGGAAAAAAATGCAATCGACTTTGATGACTTGATTTTACTTCCCAAACGTCTGTTAGCTGAGTTTCCTGAAATTGCTGCCTATTACCAAAGAAAACACGAATATTATTTGGTGGATGAATTCCAAGATACAAACCAACTCCAATATGAGTTTTTATCACTTTTCCGCGGGAAAAGTGATAACCTTTGTGTTGTGGGGGATGACGACCAAAGTATATATGCCTTTCGTGGTTCCAATGTCCAACTCATCCTCAATTTTGAGAGGGAATTCCCTCATGCAAAAGTAGTAAGATTACTGGAGAACTATCGTTCGACATCCCTCATCATACAAGCGGCAAACTCTCTCATCCAAAACAACAAAGGCCGTAAGGAAAAAACTCTCTATAGTCGTATCCCTTCTGCGGAACGAGTGGAATATTATGAAACCGCTGATGAAAGAGAAGAAGCCATTTTTGTGGCTGGTAGGATCCAGACTTTACTCATCAAAAATGAATTTAAGGGAAAAGAAGTTGCCATCCTCTTTCGCACCAATTTCCAATCTCGTCCCTTTGAAGAAGAACTTCGTAACCGGAGTATTCCGTACAAGGTAGTGGGCGGTTATAATTTCTTTGATCGAAAAGAAATTCGGGACTGTATCTCTTACTTACGTTATGTGGCAAACCCTAAGGATGATTATTCATTACTTCGAATCATCAACTACCCGAAACGTGGAATAGGCCCCGGCACCATGCAAAAACTGCAAGAGGAAGCCTTCACCCACAAACTCTCTTTGTATGAAATCTTTCATAAAATGATTGAGAGTCCCGACTATTTGCCCGAAATAAAAGCTAAGGTAAGACAAGAAATCTACCAGTTTGTAGAACTTGTGGATGCTTTTAAAAAGAAATTTGCAATGTCGCCGAAACTGGCTCCGGTTCTTCGGGAAATGATCACCCAAATCGGTTTTGAGCGGGAAATCTCCATGGAAGAAACCGAAGAGAAAGTGGTCAAAGCTCGAATTTACAATTTGAGTGAACTTGTGAACATGTTGTCCTTTTTTGAAGAGGAAGAGGGCCGTGAAGGAAAGGCCACCATTTTCGACTTTTTACAGAGGCTTGTCCTCCTGATGGAAGATGAACCCAAAGAGGACGAGGAAGACCGCCGGGTCCAGCTCCTCACCATGCACCAATCCAAAGGATTGGAATACGATTTAGTTTTTTTAGTGGGCCTGGAAGAGGGAATTTTACCGAACTCACGTGTTATAGAAGAAGAAGGGGAAGTGGTCGATGAAGAAAGACGCCTTCTCTACGTGGGTATGACTCGCCCAAGGCGAAAATTGTACTTGACTTCGGCTCGTACAAGACGCAAATTTGGGGAGCAAATCGAGAGTGCCCCCTCTCGGTTTTTAAATGAGCTGTCTCAGGACGCTGTTCTTTTTTTCCCGATGGAAACAAAGGATAGAGACACAGAAACTAAGAATTTCTTAGAGGAATTAGACAAACTAAAGGTAGGCTAA
- a CDS encoding FecR domain-containing protein, which produces MRKSIAQSILVLIIIFGQYSLFAEGAETLEPITITVQKGETLSLISERHLSDPKRWPELLKHNKIPNPDLIKPGLTLVVPVFLRKAVVGVTEFVLGQVEWNGTGGKGPWVPLKLGQELHPNDQIKTSGKGKTDLHINNVGMVRILTNSHFEVKGEDKKGGPVTVALFKGSLDAKVTKSNPPTTEHKFNIVSPSSTAGVRGTEFRVELDERLSSTISCFEGVVDVAAQGKTVELKQGMATFVEKGKSPVQPYKIPEAPRLKEE; this is translated from the coding sequence ATGAGAAAGTCCATCGCACAATCAATCTTAGTACTTATCATAATATTCGGTCAATATTCACTCTTTGCGGAAGGTGCCGAAACATTAGAACCCATCACCATCACAGTCCAAAAAGGTGAAACTCTTTCCTTAATTTCGGAAAGACACCTTTCCGATCCGAAACGATGGCCAGAACTTTTAAAACACAACAAAATCCCAAACCCAGACTTAATCAAACCGGGTTTGACTTTAGTTGTTCCTGTTTTCCTCCGTAAAGCAGTTGTCGGAGTCACAGAATTTGTGCTCGGACAAGTAGAATGGAATGGAACTGGTGGGAAAGGGCCTTGGGTTCCCTTAAAGTTAGGACAAGAACTCCATCCGAACGACCAGATCAAAACATCTGGCAAAGGCAAAACAGACCTACATATCAATAACGTCGGTATGGTGCGAATACTGACGAACAGCCATTTTGAAGTAAAAGGTGAAGATAAAAAAGGTGGACCAGTGACAGTTGCTTTGTTCAAGGGAAGTTTGGATGCAAAGGTAACAAAATCCAATCCACCGACCACAGAACATAAATTCAATATTGTAAGCCCCTCTTCCACTGCGGGAGTTCGAGGAACTGAATTCCGAGTGGAATTAGATGAACGTTTAAGTTCGACTATTTCTTGTTTTGAAGGTGTAGTTGACGTCGCTGCGCAAGGGAAAACTGTCGAGTTAAAACAAGGGATGGCAACTTTTGTTGAAAAAGGAAAGTCTCCCGTACAACCATATAAAATTCCAGAAGCACCTCGCCTCAAAGAAGAATAG
- a CDS encoding glutathione S-transferase family protein, which yields MKLYGSITSPYVRRIRFLCLELGIPFSLTDTMTEAGQKELREKTPLWKIPYAEIDDLKIWDSHTITDYIFETKGNGNFRPQKGPHHYREANLLTAIDQALDNGILLFYLNKEGIKPDAAPYLTKNALRISSILDYIKRELNGHFFFTDGKIGLSEIALYSALDWIRFRSVLPIDEDPVFAGFLNFHGQNKSWKETAPK from the coding sequence ATGAAATTATATGGAAGCATCACATCTCCTTATGTAAGAAGGATTCGTTTTCTTTGTTTGGAATTAGGTATTCCTTTTTCTCTAACCGATACCATGACGGAAGCCGGCCAAAAAGAATTACGTGAAAAAACTCCTCTTTGGAAAATTCCTTATGCTGAAATTGATGATTTGAAAATTTGGGACAGCCATACCATCACCGATTATATTTTTGAGACAAAAGGCAATGGGAACTTTCGCCCCCAAAAAGGACCCCACCATTACAGAGAAGCAAATTTGCTGACTGCCATAGACCAAGCTCTCGACAATGGAATTTTACTGTTTTATTTGAATAAAGAAGGGATCAAACCAGATGCCGCTCCTTATCTGACAAAAAATGCACTTCGGATCAGTTCTATTTTGGATTATATCAAACGTGAGTTAAACGGTCATTTTTTCTTTACGGATGGGAAAATTGGACTCTCGGAAATTGCCCTTTACTCAGCCCTTGATTGGATTCGGTTTCGTTCTGTTCTACCAATCGATGAAGATCCAGTTTTTGCCGGTTTTTTAAACTTCCACGGCCAGAACAAATCTTGGAAGGAAACAGCCCCTAAGTAA
- a CDS encoding LpxI family protein yields MAQKGRLAIIAGGGELPHIGMTEALAAGEDPLFLGLIESDFSPREHSARTIPVHITQVGKILKTIQKEKITRILMLGKVRKDLLFQKLKFDLKALAILAKTINRNDYPIFLAIADEFEAMGVKVISQKIYLKSLLLPEGRYTPKKFGSQELKDIDFGMFYAEKMADLDIGQMVVVCDESVIAVEAVEGTDETIKRGGLYTKKKGDAVVCKSPKAKQDDRFDLPTIGIHTFQMMLESGCKTLCIREGETLVVDPKDAIEFATKHKLNFCVIGKNGSKVLNGKQKKVP; encoded by the coding sequence TTGGCACAGAAAGGCCGATTAGCCATTATTGCTGGTGGTGGGGAACTCCCCCATATTGGAATGACCGAGGCTTTGGCCGCAGGGGAAGACCCCCTGTTTCTTGGGCTCATTGAGTCTGATTTTTCGCCGAGAGAACACAGTGCACGTACAATCCCAGTCCATATCACCCAAGTAGGCAAAATTCTCAAAACCATTCAAAAGGAAAAGATCACAAGAATTTTAATGCTCGGTAAGGTGCGAAAAGACCTACTCTTTCAAAAGTTAAAATTCGATCTAAAGGCCCTTGCCATCCTAGCAAAAACCATCAACCGAAATGACTATCCCATCTTTTTAGCCATTGCCGATGAGTTTGAGGCCATGGGAGTCAAAGTGATCTCTCAAAAGATCTACCTAAAATCATTACTCCTTCCGGAAGGAAGATACACTCCTAAAAAGTTTGGATCCCAAGAACTAAAAGACATCGACTTTGGGATGTTTTACGCCGAAAAAATGGCAGATTTAGACATTGGGCAAATGGTTGTGGTTTGCGATGAATCGGTGATCGCAGTGGAAGCTGTGGAAGGGACTGATGAAACCATCAAACGAGGTGGTTTGTATACCAAAAAGAAAGGAGATGCTGTCGTTTGCAAAAGCCCCAAAGCCAAACAAGATGACCGTTTCGACTTACCCACCATTGGAATCCATACCTTTCAAATGATGCTCGAAAGTGGTTGTAAAACACTATGCATTCGCGAAGGAGAAACCTTAGTTGTGGATCCAAAAGATGCAATTGAATTTGCCACCAAACATAAATTAAACTTTTGTGTGATAGGAAAAAACGGTAGTAAGGTTCTCAATGGTAAACAAAAAAAAGTCCCATAG
- a CDS encoding LIC12587 family lipoprotein has product MKSILPLTLILALVVAFENCASNQGNQKLGVSKINTGSHLAQIESIDADLKSSTLSDESRDKLVIRKGKLLLDLGKYDETISTLNQVNQAKSNPVQLSEWNLTMGKAYVGKNEYSKAIQFLNQSERLDKNTNLMERKKLVVQSLVAEREYYPALATLTKTYTKGNQKKDEFYYETAAKTYLKMGFEYKNTGFYQKGLQVANLGLEEFPNNETLKSIQKECLEVLQPEGKL; this is encoded by the coding sequence ATGAAATCGATTCTCCCACTAACCCTCATTTTGGCGTTGGTTGTGGCATTTGAAAATTGTGCATCAAATCAAGGAAACCAAAAACTAGGAGTTTCCAAAATCAATACAGGGTCCCATTTGGCCCAAATCGAATCCATCGATGCTGATCTCAAATCCTCTACTTTATCTGACGAATCCCGAGACAAACTAGTGATCCGAAAAGGAAAACTTCTACTCGATCTTGGAAAATATGATGAAACAATTTCGACACTCAACCAAGTGAACCAGGCAAAGTCCAACCCTGTCCAACTTTCTGAGTGGAATCTCACAATGGGCAAAGCTTACGTGGGAAAAAATGAATATTCGAAAGCCATTCAATTCCTAAACCAATCCGAAAGATTGGATAAAAACACGAACCTTATGGAACGTAAAAAACTCGTAGTGCAATCACTTGTGGCAGAAAGGGAATACTATCCTGCTCTTGCGACACTTACGAAAACTTACACCAAAGGGAATCAGAAAAAAGACGAATTCTATTATGAAACTGCTGCAAAGACATATTTAAAAATGGGCTTTGAGTATAAGAACACAGGTTTTTACCAAAAAGGTTTGCAAGTTGCCAATTTAGGATTGGAAGAATTTCCGAACAACGAAACTCTGAAGTCCATTCAGAAGGAATGTTTGGAAGTATTGCAGCCGGAGGGCAAACTCTAA
- a CDS encoding FmdB family zinc ribbon protein, with amino-acid sequence MATYDYHCNTCGKDFEHVQSMKDDALTECLCGKKGSVERRISASAGIIFKGSGFYVTDYKKDNSTPSSGNTGSGTT; translated from the coding sequence ATGGCTACCTACGATTACCATTGTAATACATGCGGAAAGGACTTTGAACATGTCCAATCAATGAAAGATGATGCTCTCACAGAATGTCTCTGTGGAAAAAAAGGATCGGTAGAAAGACGCATTTCTGCAAGTGCCGGAATCATCTTCAAAGGTTCTGGATTTTACGTAACAGATTATAAAAAAGACAATTCCACTCCTTCTTCCGGTAATACCGGTTCAGGAACTACTTAA